One region of Mesomycoplasma ovipneumoniae genomic DNA includes:
- a CDS encoding S8 family serine peptidase yields MAKKFKKFKKFTLYLFGFASIPLIYSSLFINWNNNKQYWYSTNFSNKIDVRDPFIKKLNKSSKVENLDNNFELKLLLNPDFLDTDPKKITSFNIDFLEKIKKLNLKYKEAKYSQMLPIVWFYFDTENDREFFVKNSLKNSTISRFIVYKNEEKDKQTGHVETFDDNYQLNNNDDYHSLFSESLNKNISIVNFQKQAAKGNENQDKATSKVGAIEFLDKFDQNFNIYFNENQLNINDLVSNRPKQAEKPYHSTLVSLILGGKTGVDKKSDLYLSIFQTDAEWHKAIEWMATNNVRVINHSYGNKFVDFKDYNENAYLLDFLARKYGVINVFAAGNGADKIDEDEFGKNKAKDNPWIDDRSLSLNSIVVGSLEDNSSNSNIAKNEIAPYSNFKIGDQYLQFAKPLVAAPGQIYNVLDDKNQSSKAKKYVSGTSYAAPIVTGLISTLLREIVFVRDDFRVPAIKSLLSVSAISPNHIDLDKKDSGYYEKYGAGTPDFEKMKEAVENTSYIFGNKENEGEVIFTGNRFWVNSNETIKASLSWNFNAGLLKNNETSQNKSGWWWFLPAISRGVSHDWLPLEATKKRQGGTFVSDYDLYLQKLNSNGDWVDVARSNSILSNDELIDFKSNESAYYRIYVKNYKSSVFENSEDDRIVASYLVHNEN; encoded by the coding sequence ATGGCTAAAAAGTTTAAAAAATTTAAAAAGTTTACCTTATATTTGTTTGGTTTTGCTTCAATTCCATTAATATACAGTTCGCTCTTTATAAATTGAAATAATAATAAGCAATATTGGTATTCTACAAACTTTAGTAATAAAATCGATGTAAGAGACCCTTTTATTAAAAAATTAAATAAATCGTCAAAGGTTGAAAATCTAGACAATAATTTTGAATTAAAATTACTATTAAATCCTGACTTTTTAGATACTGATCCTAAAAAAATAACTTCTTTTAATATTGATTTTTTAGAAAAAATCAAAAAGTTAAACTTAAAATATAAAGAAGCAAAATACAGCCAAATGTTGCCAATTGTTTGGTTTTATTTTGATACTGAAAACGATCGAGAATTTTTTGTTAAAAATTCCTTAAAAAATTCTACTATCAGCCGATTTATTGTTTATAAAAATGAAGAAAAAGACAAACAAACAGGACATGTTGAAACGTTTGATGATAATTATCAGTTAAATAATAATGATGATTATCATTCACTTTTTAGCGAGTCGTTAAATAAAAATATTTCAATAGTAAATTTTCAAAAACAAGCAGCAAAAGGCAATGAAAATCAAGATAAAGCCACCTCAAAGGTTGGCGCTATAGAATTTTTAGACAAATTTGACCAAAATTTTAATATATATTTTAATGAAAATCAATTAAATATAAACGATCTAGTCTCAAATAGACCCAAGCAAGCAGAAAAACCATATCATTCAACGCTAGTTTCATTAATTTTAGGCGGCAAGACAGGCGTTGATAAAAAGTCGGATTTGTATTTATCAATATTTCAAACAGATGCTGAATGACATAAAGCAATCGAATGAATGGCTACTAATAATGTAAGGGTAATAAATCACAGTTATGGAAATAAATTTGTAGACTTTAAAGACTACAACGAAAATGCATATTTACTTGATTTTTTAGCAAGAAAATACGGCGTAATTAATGTCTTTGCTGCTGGTAATGGTGCTGATAAAATTGACGAAGATGAATTTGGCAAAAATAAAGCTAAGGATAATCCATGAATTGATGATAGAAGCTTGTCACTAAATTCAATAGTGGTTGGATCGCTTGAAGATAATTCTAGTAATTCTAATATAGCAAAAAATGAAATAGCCCCTTATTCTAATTTTAAAATTGGTGATCAGTACTTGCAATTTGCTAAGCCCTTAGTAGCAGCTCCAGGTCAGATTTATAATGTTCTTGATGATAAAAATCAATCTAGCAAAGCCAAAAAATATGTAAGTGGAACTAGTTATGCAGCCCCTATTGTAACCGGACTAATATCAACACTTTTAAGAGAAATAGTTTTTGTTCGTGATGATTTTAGAGTTCCGGCAATAAAATCCCTTCTTTCTGTTTCTGCAATAAGTCCAAATCATATTGATTTGGATAAAAAAGATAGTGGTTATTATGAAAAATATGGGGCTGGAACCCCTGATTTTGAAAAAATGAAAGAAGCAGTAGAAAATACTAGTTATATTTTCGGCAATAAAGAAAATGAGGGTGAAGTTATTTTTACTGGCAATAGGTTCTGAGTTAATTCAAATGAGACAATTAAAGCCTCTTTGTCTTGAAACTTTAACGCTGGTTTGCTAAAAAATAACGAAACAAGCCAAAATAAATCTGGCTGATGGTGATTTTTACCAGCAATTAGCAGGGGTGTTAGCCACGATTGATTACCCTTAGAGGCAACAAAAAAACGACAAGGTGGTACTTTTGTTTCAGATTATGATCTTTACTTACAAAAATTAAATTCAAATGGCGATTGAGTTGATGTTGCAAGATCTAATAGCATCCTGAGCAACGATGAATTAATAGATTTTAAGTCAAACGAATCTGCC